TTCATCTCAACAAAtactctcaaactctgtcaggatGTATGGGGAGGTTGCCGCagtgctattttcaggtctctccagagatattagatcgggatcaagtccgggctctggctgggccactcaaggacattcagagacttgtttccaagccactcctgcgttattttggctgtgtgcttagggtcgtttttctgttggaaggtgaaccttcgccacagtctgaggtcctgaccaaagcaggttttcgtcaaggatctctctgtaatttgctctgttcatctttccctcgatcatgactagtctcccagtccccacagcatgatgctgccaccatcatgccaggtttcctccaggcgtgatgcttggcattcaagccaaagtgttcaatcttggtttcatcagaccagagaatcttgtttcccatggtcagagtctttaggtgccttttgttaagctccaagtgggctgtcatgtgccttttactaaggagtggcttccgtctggccaccctaccattatggcctgattggtggagtgctgcagagatcgttgttcttctggaagattctcacatctccactgaggaactctggagctctatcagagtgatcatcgggttcttggtcacatctcTGACCAACGCAcatctcccctgattgctcagtttgacagggcggccagctctagaaagagtcttggtggttccaaacttcttccatttaagaatgatggaggccactgagttcttggggaccttcaaagctgcagaaatgtttttgtgcccttccccaggtctgtttCTCTACACAATCCTATATCAGAGCACTACGAGCAATTCCTTTAACCtttagctctgacatgcattgtcaactgtgggaccttatatagacaggtgtgtgctttttcaaattatgtcaaatcaattgaatttaccacaggttgactccaatcaagttgtagaaacctctCAATGATTACAAAaggaaacaggaaacacctgagcAAAATCCCCGAAACACTGAGTATAAAGGGCACTGTAGACGGACGCAGATTAGAAGATCATCAAGACACAAGATCAACAAGTAAAATCCACATTAGTTTAATAATACACAGACATTAAACTGAGTGAATAATGTTACCAAAGTGATATAACCCAAGAGAGACGAAAACAAGGTAACACGTCAGGTGAACGGATCAGGGTTCCAAATCCTCAGGCAGAACTGttggaactggagcagcagcatgacaaggtagcacgtctggtgaagaggtcagggttccatagcctcagacagaacagcagaaactggatcagcagcacgaccaggtggactggggacagcctggagtcgtcaggccaggtagtcctgaggcatggtcatagggttcaggtcctccaggagggtgttcaagagagagagatgggagaattaaGGGGAGCATACTTAAGTTCACAAAGGACAGCACAtaaggagaattacaccagataggacagactgaccctagcctccaGCACATAGATTTTTGCCgtatagatactggaggctgagataaggtggtggggggggtcgggaacactgtggccctgtctgaCGATTCAGCCGGACGGgcaaaccaggcaggatataaccccacccactttgccaaagcacagcccccacaccactagagagatatcAACAGACTACCCTGAGACAAAGCTGAGTATAGTCCCCGAAGATCTCCTCTACCGCAAGAGCCCAAGAACCCACTCAAGTCGAGTATAGCGAAAAAAGCCTGGCGTGGCGTAACGCGCCCCTCCTATGGACGGCATGGGAGCGAAAGCCAGTGACTGAGCCCCAGTAATACGGTCAgcggcagagaatcccagtggagagaggggagccagccaggcagagTCAGCAAAGGTGGTTCTTCTCACCTGTGCCTTGCTGTTCACCTTCGCACCTGTGGCCCgtactacactcaatcataagacctactgaagagattacTCTTCAATAAAGACATAAAGGActagaccgagtctgcgtctctcacatggataggcagaacattccataaaaatggagctctataggagaaagccctgcctccagctgtttgcttagaaattctagggacagttaggaggcctgcgtcttgtgaccgtagcgtatgtgtaggtatgtacgacaggaccaaatcagagagataggtaggagcaatcccatgtaatgctttgtaggttaacaTTAAAACCTTGAAAACAGCCTTAATTAACAGGAAGTCTTAAGTCAAatctgtaactcggccactcaggaaaactcattgtcttcttggtaagcaactccagtgtagatgtgaCATTGTGTtctaggttattgttctgctgaaaggggaattcatatcccagtgtctggtggaaatcagactgaaccaggttctccTCCAGGATGTTGCCTGTGTCATAAATACCTAAACTTTGATAATCATGTGCTGATATTTACCAGTTTCTTTATTTACTATAATAGCCAATGTCCCCTAATGACTCACCTGACAGGgagtcaaacaaatcaaaaatgtTCTGGCTCACGTTAGATACGTGTTTACTATTCAATGTATCATTCAAGTTGTGAACTGCAGGTTTCATGTTGTGACATTACCGTAAGAAAATATCATTTAAATGTTATTGTACGTGGTTCCAGGATGACAGTCAGTgaggcagaacagaacagcagaaaGAAATGTTTCATTTCTGAAGATGGAAGTGTTCAGTCACCTGATACTGTTAGTTGTTGAACTAGGTACTGGAGCTGGTTACTGGATTGAGAGTGAAAGACTGCAGCTTCTAATACCAGTACAGAGTATATGGCCCACTGAGTGTAGGGTGAAGTTTCacttaggtacagatctaggatcagcttcccctcccacaATCCTAACCTTTACCATCAGTGGGGGAAATTCACCTATGGTCAACTTCCCCCTACCGGCCccttgagaggagggaggggtgtcaCACACCTTGTAATATACTGTGGACACTTTGACCCGATAATCCATAAGAACAACTGTTATTCTGTCGTCactatattttttgttttatattttcaCTTAGATGAAAAAGCCTGAACAAACATGGCTCAAATGTTGTTGATCCCTGAATCTATAGTTTTCTACCGTTGCATCTTATTTAGTACAGAAATGTCCTGTAAATGAATTGAATTTCTCTGTTGGGGAGATGCACATAAACACAGGCTCGATTTTAGTTACAAGTTGTCTTTACTTGCAAGACACACAATGAATCATCATGAATCACACCTATCCCACTGGTGTTACTGCTGTCAGTGTGGGTTGAGCCAGAAAAGAGAAGTTGCTCAACAGGAAACACAGACAGAAGCAAACATTTCATATGTTAATCTGTCCGTCCGTCTACCTATCTATTATATTCATTGGAGCACCATCTCAACACCATGTCTCTCCTTTTAGGGATTGGATTGCTGACCTGCATAGCATCATCAGGTAGGCTTTTGTGTTTCTCTCAGGTTCTGTTGTCTGGGCCTCATAAAGAGCAGTCAActgtcatacttcagtaaaagtatagataccttaatagaaaatgactctagtaaaagtcactcagtaaaatacttcttgagtaaaagtaaaacaaTTAAACTTAAGTATCAACAGCAAATGtatttgctaaaatatactttagTATGAAAAGTACAAgtttaaatcatttcacattccttatattaagcaaaccagatgttttatttcttaagggagtccgccagatcagaggcagtagggatgaccagggatctcctcttgataaatgtgtgaatgggaacattttcctgtcctgctaagcattctaaatggaacaagtacttttgggtgtcagggagaatgtatggaggaaaaagtacattgttttcttcagtaatgtggtgaagtaaaagtaaaagttgtcaaaaatataaatagtaaagtacagatacccaataAAACGACGGACATATCTAGATCTTCCTGAGTTATACAGTGTTGATTCAAAGTAGCCTACAGACATATCTAGATCTTCCTGAGTTATATAGTGTTGATTCAAAGTAGCCTACAGACATATCTAGATCTTCCTgagttttatagtgttgattcaAAGTAGTCTACAGACATATCTAGATCTTCCTGAGTTATACAGTGTTGATTCAAAGTAGTCTACAGACATATCTAGATCTTCCTGAGTTATATAGTTTTGATTCAAAGTAGTCTACAGACATGTCTAGATCATTCTGAGTAAAACAGTGTTTATTCAAAGTAGCCTACAGACATATCTAGATCTTCCTGAGTAAAACAGTGTTGATTCAAAGTAGTCTACAGACATTCATTCAGCTTTGATCAAACTTTCTTAAAGAAGAATGATTCTCCAGAGTAGCCTGTTCTCCTCTAGTATAATGTGATTTGGGGCCATGTGGTTTGTGACATGACCTGgattataacctttatttaaagctttttcatcaaactgaccctttttatttttatgtcaGATCTACAACAATCCTCAGACAATTACTTTCATTTTCTGTGTAATTATCATTTCTGTATAAGGCTTTAAACACAGGATAAGAGCTTGCTATGTCACATGATTGTGTATAACACAAAGCCGTCATTAATACTTGTGGAATTATGGATTCATCCTCATTATGCCAttctcatcatcctcatcatcctcatcacatTATTTATTCTGTGTGTTTATTTCACAGATTTCAGCTCTGTGTTTGTGCTGAAGGGACAGGACATTTGTCTAGATGTCCAGGAAAATGTTCAACTGAAAGAGTTGGAGGTTTTCAAGTGGAGCTTCGGATCAGCTAATATCCTAAGATGCACTGACACATTGTCAGTGAGAGTGTCTCCTGGGTACAACAACAGGGTTGAGTTTTATAAGGGAAACTTCTCTCTGCTACTGAAGAACATACAGGAAGGAGACAGTGGACCTTATACTGCAGTAGTGAGTGGTGACAAAGAAAATACTATTATTGTACACCAGTTAGTTCTCCAAGGTATGTTTGACTAGTTTTTTATAATTTATTATAACGTGACACAGTTACAGTATCAATCAATAGATCAATAGAGTTCAGGTTAAATGCATATTCATTAGTACTCTAGCTCCTGTACTCAGATTAATATATAAACAATAATGGGGTTTTATTTGTTTTCAGAGAGAGTTGAGCCTCCAGTCCTGACATTGGACTCTAACTCCACCATCAATGGCAACTGTAACGTGACTGTGACCTGCAGAGGCCAGAAAACCTCTGTCACCTCCAGCTGTAACAGCAGCACCTGCTCTCaggtgggaggagagagtagaggggctGAGACCTCCACTGTCCCCCTGCTCTCTGTCTATGTGGCAGGGGGTTCCATCATCTGTAACCACAGCAACCAAGTCAGCTGGGCCAACGACACCAAGGAGATAGTGGAACTCTGTCCAATGAAATCTGgtaagacacacacgcacacgcacactcacactcacacacacaaatagacatcTTAAATACGGTATGTctgatgtacactgagtgtacaaaacattaagaactatATTCTAACTATATGTATGAATtaacatacctgtgtgtgtgtgctcacaatACATTAAGAACACCTCCATATATTGAGTTTCACCCCAACTTTTACACTCACAGCAGAAATTCATCcaggaatggactctacaaggtgttgaatgcgttccacagggatgctggcccatgttgactccaatgcttcccacagttgtgtcaagttgtgtGGATGTCCAAGCTCAACAATAAATTGTTCAGTTTGAAAAACCAAGCAGTCTTGGAGTTCTTGAcaaaaccagtgtgcctggcacctactagcaTCCCCAGACACAGAGGAGGAAGTGCAAACAGGAGGAAGTGTCTAATCTGTGAGAGGAACTGTAAcatattgtttgtttgttgtgaacCAGTGTCTCCCCCTGCTGGTAGCATGTCTATGTGCATGCTGAAGATCATCCTGGTGTCTGTGGGGCTGGTCATCATGATCTCTGCTGTCATCACTGTCCACATCAGGCACAGATTCCACTATGGATAGAATCATGTGTATTGTCTTTTTAGACAACGTGATTCCTGCTCTGTGTCACTGTAAGATTAGGTCATAAAAGTACTTTTTACATTTTACAAGTTATCAAAACGTAATATAACATAACATGGCGTTACATAATACAGTATCACATGACATAGCATACAGTATCACATGACATAGCATACAGTATCACATGACATAGCATAGCATACAGTATCACATGACATAGCATACAGTATCACATGACATAGCATACAGTATCACATGACATAGCATAGCATACAGTATCACATTACATAGCATACAGTATCACATGACATAGCATACAGTATCACATGACATAGCATAGCATACAGTATCACATGACATAGCATACAGTATCACATGACATAGCATACAGTATCACATGACATAGCATAGCATACAGTATCACATTACATAGCATACAGTATCACATGACATAGCATACAGTATCACATGACATAGCATAGCATACAGTATCACATGACATAGCATACAGTATCACATGACATAGCATACAGTATCACATGACATAGCATAGCATACAGTATCACATGACATAGCATACAGTATCACATGACATAGCATAGCATACAGTATCACATGACATAGCATACAGTATCACATGACCTAGCATACAGTATCACATGACATAGCATAGCATACAGTATCACATGACATAGCATAGCATACAGTATCACATGACATAGCATAGCATACAGTATCACATGACATAGCATAGCATACAGTATCACATGACATAGCATAGCATACAGTATCACATGAGATAGCATAGCATACAGTATCACATGACATAGCATAGCATACAGTATCACATGACATAGCATAGCATACAGTATCACATGACATAGCATAGCATACAATATCACATGACATAGCATA
This DNA window, taken from Oncorhynchus tshawytscha isolate Ot180627B linkage group LG10, Otsh_v2.0, whole genome shotgun sequence, encodes the following:
- the LOC121847510 gene encoding SLAM family member 5-like isoform X1 produces the protein MSLLLGIGLLTCIASSDFSSVFVLKGQDICLDVQENVQLKELEVFKWSFGSANILRCTDTLSVRVSPGYNNRVEFYKGNFSLLLKNIQEGDSGPYTAVVSGDKENTIIVHQLVLQERVEPPVLTLDSNSTINGNCNVTVTCRGQKTSVTSSCNSSTCSQVGGESRGAETSTVPLLSVYVAGGSIICNHSNQVSWANDTKEIVELCPMKSVSPPAGSMSMCMLKIILVSVGLVIMISAVITVHIRHRFHYG
- the LOC121847510 gene encoding SLAM family member 5-like isoform X2, with product MSLLLGIGLLTCIASSDFSSVFVLKGQDICLDVQENVQLKELEVFKWSFGSANILRCTDTLSVRVSPGYNNRVEFYKGNFSLLLKNIQEGDSGPYTAVVSGDKENTIIVHQLVLQERVEPPVLTLDSNSTINGNCNVTVTCRGQKTSVTSSCNSSTCSQVGGESRGAETSTVPLLSVYVAGGSIICNHSNQVSWANDTKEIVELCPMKSAEIHPGMDSTRC
- the LOC121847510 gene encoding uncharacterized protein LOC121847510 isoform X3, producing MSLLLGIGLLTCIASSERVEPPVLTLDSNSTINGNCNVTVTCRGQKTSVTSSCNSSTCSQVGGESRGAETSTVPLLSVYVAGGSIICNHSNQVSWANDTKEIVELCPMKSVSPPAGSMSMCMLKIILVSVGLVIMISAVITVHIRHRFHYG